The nucleotide sequence CCGGATCGATAGCCTGCGGACCGCTTACGCCTACGATGTAGTAGTAGTAGTCGGTACCGCGGACAAGCGAAAGGTCATCGTAGGCACGCGCCGAACCCGGCAACGTCGTGATCAACGAGTAAGGCAGATTATCCTCGAAGTTGCTCGTGCGGTGGATCTCCCAGCTGACAGGGTCAGGTTCGCCGGAAACCGTCGTCCAGCTGATTGACACCTTGTCCGGTAGTCCAGTGACGTTGAACGTACGTGGCGGAGCCGGCGCGCGGACGATCGGGTAGGTCGTCATGCCATTACTGGCTTCCCAGACCGAACGTGCCTTGTACATATTCTGGAACATCGAGTCGCGCGTCGTGAAGTACCACTGGTTCTTCGTCATGCGCTCGGCGCCATTATCGTACACGCTATGGTCAAACGGCGTGGCGTCGATCGATCCGTCGGCGTTGGCGTCGAAATCGATCAAGAGATTGTCGTTAAAGCCACTCCGCTTGTAAGCGCGGCCAATCACGGTCGCCGCTTCGTAGGACATACCGCCTACGACAGCCGCTTCGACAATGTTGACACTTTCGCCGAACGGCATCTGGTATGGGCCGTATGCGATCGTACTGGCGTGCCCCCCCTGCTTGCCGGTGGAGGCATCGGTCGTCTGATTCCAGAATTCGCCGTTAGGCACCTGACGGTCCGCATAATGCGGGAAGTTGCGCGAATCGCCGCCGGGCAGAACCGCCGGGTTTTCGCGCGACAGGATGCCGAGTTCGTAATAGTCACGATTCGACGCGCCGTCCGCCGCAAGCACTTCGTCCGAGTCCATCCAGCTAAGCGTCGCCGGCTGGACCGCCTGAGAGTACGTGCGATCCGTCGTCGAATTGTCGGCATGGAGGAGGATGAGGCCCTGCATGGACATGCCCGCCAGACGACCGATCGTATCGGTCGGGGCGTTGGTCCCACGCTGACCCACCATCGGGCTGCCGATGTTATTCCAGCTGGCCGAGGCGAATACGGGGTCATAGCCGTGCCAGAGGTAGATGGCCGTGAAGTCGACCGGGTACGTGCCATTCCCATCGCCCACGACATCCGGCATGGCATACTTGCCCCAGGTCATCGCGTTCGACCCGTGGTCCGCGGCCTGTTCGCGACCGCGCCAGCGGTGGTTGTTCCAGATGTAGAGGTCATTCAGCGTCTGCCCATCCAACTCGATCTCATCGTCCTTGTCGGTATTACCCGTATTGGTGTATTTACGGACAATAATGTGGTAATCGTCGTGTAATTCGTTGGTGTAGGCATACACAGTCTGTACGATATCGATTCCCTGCACCGAACGGAACTCGTTGACGAGGACGCGGTCGGCCGGCAACGCCGGATCCACCGCATCGACGATGGCGATCTCTCGGAACGAGGCAAGACCGTCGACGAAAACCTCCGTGTCCTCCCACTTGGCGGTCAGTGTTTGGTCCACCGTGGTGAAGGACACCGATCCGTCAGGCCGGGGCCCGAGGCGTGCAACGTGGTACTCAAAATCTTCGC is from Rhodothermales bacterium and encodes:
- a CDS encoding T9SS type A sorting domain-containing protein, with protein sequence MLLACTAGTARGQFLFVSVDIGEMQSRYSEIGYGPESAIAGGGGMVWPAILRRSAHYRGQAHWIGIKNWTNERGEDFEYHVARLGPRPDGSVSFTTVDQTLTAKWEDTEVFVDGLASFREIAIVDAVDPALPADRVLVNEFRSVQGIDIVQTVYAYTNELHDDYHIIVRKYTNTGNTDKDDEIELDGQTLNDLYIWNNHRWRGREQAADHGSNAMTWGKYAMPDVVGDGNGTYPVDFTAIYLWHGYDPVFASASWNNIGSPMVGQRGTNAPTDTIGRLAGMSMQGLILLHADNSTTDRTYSQAVQPATLSWMDSDEVLAADGASNRDYYELGILSRENPAVLPGGDSRNFPHYADRQVPNGEFWNQTTDASTGKQGGHASTIAYGPYQMPFGESVNIVEAAVVGGMSYEAATVIGRAYKRSGFNDNLLIDFDANADGSIDATPFDHSVYDNGAERMTKNQWYFTTRDSMFQNMYKARSVWEASNGMTTYPIVRAPAPPRTFNVTGLPDKVSISWTTVSGEPDPVSWEIHRTSNFEDNLPYSLITTLPGSARAYDDLSLVRGTDYYYYIVGVSGPQAIDPEGMTGTPEGKPLRSGRYLTQTYQPANLKRAPGTSIEAFRIVPNPVNIAADATVRFFVGGDALRSQVAFFDIPGNSTITIYSETGEFINRIEHTDGSGDELWNLTTASRQPIVSGIYLVRVVDNDTGATDVKKMIVIQ